From a region of the Helianthus annuus cultivar XRQ/B chromosome 5, HanXRQr2.0-SUNRISE, whole genome shotgun sequence genome:
- the LOC110943371 gene encoding uncharacterized protein LOC110943371 translates to MVGVPRHIAEHRLNVSEDAKPVVHAKRHLGDIKHDAMKEQVLELLNAGIIREVRYQTWVASPVMVKKPNGSWRMCVDYKDLNKACPRDCYALPDIDEKIDSLATFRWKCFLDCYKGYHQVQMAVQDEDKTAFRTPTGLYCYTKMPFGLKNAGATYQRLMNETFSDAIGKYIEVYMDDLVIMSKEESAMLANIQKTFSTLRSVSIKLNPAKCSFGMEEGKFLGFIVTKDGFKVNPEKVQAIERMPSPANVKDMQKLAGRLAALNRFLANHAAKSFPFIKTLRNCMKKNQFQWTPEAENAFREMKDCLIKLPTLTAPNKGEPLVLYLSASDKAVGAVLLVDRQGVQTPVYYVSRTLTDPETRYAIMEKLVLALIHASRRLRRYFANHVIHVLTNYNIGNILARPEVSGRLAKWAIELGGHNVVFKPRPSIKGQVLADFMTEVPDDKDRECKAMEKAEKKQTEEPWLLYTDGASNEDGAGAGLRLVSPDKHEFTYAIRLDFKSTNNEAEYEAFLAGLRLAIKMGVRHIEAHVDSMLVAGQINGQYEAKGDIMALYLNQAKTLLQTFYSYKVHHINRSENKPADALSKLASTSFQHLAKDVRIEVLSNPSVPLREVSVIQTGTTSWMTPIIMYLQSGILPENKAEARKIKYKSEHYQMADGILYRKSYLGPLLRCVDADDANYLIREVHEGICGIHAGPRMVVAKVMNAGYYWPGMHLDAVKELRKCSGCQRHAPKTMRPKNELVPVTTAWPFQQWGIDMVGPFPEAPGAVKFIIVAVDYFTKWVEAKALASTTSAVVKRFIWEQIICRFGLPLRIITDNGTNFAADDLERWFKELNIEHTFSSVAHPQGNGQVEAVNKSIVDGIKARLGEKRRGDNEASNAEKPGKLAPKWEGPYIIDEVLGKGAYKLRTMNDKEVPRTWNAQQLRKCYI, encoded by the exons atggttggtgttccacggcaTATAGCAGAACACCGTCTAAACGTCTCCGAAGATGCCAAGCCAGTGGTACACGCCAAACGCCACCTAGGCGATATCAAACATGATGCAATGAAAGAACAAGTGTTGGAACTGCTAAACGCAGGAATCATCAGGGAAGTCCGGTACCAAACGTGGGTAGCAAGCCCAGTAATGGTAAAGAAACCGAATGGTAgttggagaatgtgtgtcgactacaaggatctgaacaaagcatgtcccCGTGACTGCTATGCTTTACCAGACATAGACGAGAAAATAGATTCTTTGGCAACGTTTCGGTGGAAATGTTTtctggattgctacaaaggataccaccAGGTCCAGATGGCTGTTCAAGACGAAgataaaaccgcattccgcacaCCAACGGGGTTATACTGCTACACCAAGATGCCGTTCGGCTTAAAGAATGCGGGCGCAACATACCAAAGGTTGATGAACGAAACATTCAGTGACGCCATTGGTAAGTACATAGAAGTGTACATGGACGATCTGGTAATCATGAGCAAGGAGGAGAGCGCGATGCTGGCAAATATCCAGAAGACCTTCAGCACGCTGCGCAGCGTAAGCATCAAACTGAATCCAGCAAAGTGCTCATTCGGAATGGAGGAAGGAAAGTTTTTGGGCTTCATAGTCACTAAAGATGGTTTTAAGGTGAACCCAGAAAAGGTTCAGGCCATAGAAAGGATGCCTTCACCAGCAAACGTCAAAGACATGCAAAAGCTTGCAGGACGATTGGCAGCACTCAATCGGTTCCTAGCCAACCACGCTGCAAAATCCTTCCCATTCATCAAGACCTTGCGCAACTGCATGAAGAAAAACCAATTccaatggactccggaagcagaaaatgcgttccgcgagatgaaagactgTCTCATCAAGCTGCCAACTCTTACCGCACCAAACAAAGGAGAGCCTTTGGTCCTGTACCTCTCAGCTTCCGACAAGGCCGTCGGAGCCGTACTGCTGGTTGATCGACAAGGTGTCCAAACACCTGTATATTATGTGTCCAGAACCTTGACCGACCCAGAAACCAGATACGCAATCATGGAAAAGCTTGTCCTTGCACTGATTCACGCGTCAAGAAGGCTGCGCAGATATTTCGCCAATCACGTCATCCACGTGCTAACAAACTACAATATTGGGAATATCCTAGCAAGGCCAGAAGTATCAGGAAGGTTGgccaaatgggcaatagagctaGGGGGACACAACGTCGTTTTCAAACCACGTCCATCGATCAAGGGCCAAGTATTGGCAGATTTCATGACGGAGGTTCCAGATGACAAAGACAGAGAGTGTAAAGCGATGGAAAAAGCTGAGAAAAAACAAACCGAAGAGCCATGGCTGCTGTATACAGACGGTGCATCCAATGAAGATGGGGCAGGCGCGGGGCTGCGGCTAGTAAGCCCTGACAAACACGAGTTCACTTACGCCATACGCCTAGACTTCAAGAGCACAAATAACGAAGCAGAGTACGAAGCCTTTCTGGCCGGCTTGCGTTTGGCAATCAAAATGGGAGTCCGACACATCGAAGCACATGTGGACTCCATGTTAGTAGCAGGCCAAATCAATGGTCAATACGAAGCCAAGGGCGACATAATGGCACTCTATCTCAACCAAGCAAAGACGTTGCTGCAAACCTTCTATTCTTACAAAGTGCACCACATAAACCGCAGTGAAAACAAGCCGGCAGACGCCTTAAGCAAGCTTGCGTCAACAAGTTTCCAGCACCTAGCCAAAGACGTGCGCATAGAAGTTTTAAGCAACCCATCTGTTCCACTCAGAGAAGTCAGCGTCATCCAAACAGGAACCACGTCCTGGATGACACCCATAATCATGTACTTACAGTCCGGAATACTTCCAGAAAATAAAGCTGAGGCGCGGAAAATCAAGTATAAATCAGAACATTATCAGATGGCAGACGGGATACTGTACCGAAAGTCATATCTCGGCCCGCTGCTAAGATGTGTTGACGCCGACGACGCAAATTATCTGATCCGGGAAGTACATGAAGGCATCTGTGGTATCCACGCCGGGCCGCGCATGGTAGTGGCAAAAGTAATGaacgccggttactactggcccgGAATGCATCTCGATGCCGTGAAGGAATTAAGGAAGTGCAGCGGCTGCCAACGGCATGCACCAAAAACCATGCGTCCAAAAAACGAATTGGTACCAgtaacaaccgcatggccctttcagcaatggggcatagacatggtggGCCCTTTCCCAGAAGCTCCGGGGGCAgtcaagttcatcatcgtcgcggtcgattacttcaccaagtgggtggaagcAAAAGCACTTGCGTCAACCACGTCGGCAGTCGTTAAACGATTCATttgggaacaaatcatatgccggTTCGGCCTGCCACTCCGGATCATCACCGACAATGGTACAAACTTTGCAGCAGATGATCTCGAGCGATGGTTCAAGGAACTAAACATTGAACATACCTTCTCGTCGGTCgcacatccgcaagggaatggtcaagtTGAAGCGGTCAACAAGAGCATCGTCGATGGCATCAAAGCAAGGCTCGGTGAAAAAAGACGAGG GGACAATGAAGCGTCCAACGCAGAAAAACCGGGaaaactggctcccaaatgggaaggcccgtacATCATTGATGAGGTCCTCGGCAAGGGGGCATACAAGCTACGCACCATGaacgacaaagaggttccacgaacctggaatgccCAACAGTTACGAAAATGCTACATATAA